A single genomic interval of Falco cherrug isolate bFalChe1 chromosome 8, bFalChe1.pri, whole genome shotgun sequence harbors:
- the SLC35A4 gene encoding probable UDP-sugar transporter protein SLC35A4: protein MADDKDPLPKLKDLAFLKDQLESLQRRVEDEVHAGVGQDGSLLASPFLKGFLAGYLVARLRFSAVLGFVAGTCTGIYAAQNYSVPNVEKTVRDYFNSLKKGRD, encoded by the exons ATGGCGGACGATAAG GACCCGCTGCCCAAGCTGAAGGACCTCGCCTTCCTGAAGGACCAGCTGGAGAGCTTGCAGCGCAGGGTAGAGGACGAGGTCCACGCTGGTGTGGGGCAG GATGGTTCCCTGCTGGCCTCGCCCTTTCTCAAAGGCTTCCTGGCGGGCTACCTGGTAGCCAGACTTCGCTTCTCGGCTGTCCTGGGATTTGTGGCTGGGACCTGCACCGGGATATACGCTGCTCAGAACTACAGCGTTCCCAATGTTGAAAAGACAGTCCGGGACTATTTCAATTCACTGAAAAAGGGTCGGGACTAG